The Fundulus heteroclitus isolate FHET01 chromosome 13, MU-UCD_Fhet_4.1, whole genome shotgun sequence genome contains a region encoding:
- the LOC118556512 gene encoding cellular retinoic acid-binding protein 2-like produces MENKVTDFSGKWKMKSSENFEELLKALSVNVFLRKIAVAAASSPAVEITQQGETLSIKTSTSVRTTNVSFTVGQSFSEATVDGRPCTSFPKWETDRKISCEQTLLKGDGPKTSWTRELTNDGELILTMTAGDVVCTRVYERE; encoded by the exons ATGGAGAACAAAGTGACAGATTTCTCTGGGAAATGGAAAATGAAGTCATCGGAAAACTTCGAGGAGCTTCTGAAAGCTCTCA GTGTCAACGTATTCCTGAGGAAGATCGCGGTGGCCGCGGCCTCCAGCCCGGCAGTGGAAATCACTCAGCAAGGAGAAACCCTGTCCATCAAGACATCCACCAGCGTCCGCACCACCAACGTGTCCTTCACCGTGGGTCAGTCCTTCAGCGAGGCAACAGTGGACGGACGGCCCTGCACG AGTTTTCCGAAGTGGGAGACAGACCGAAAGATTAGCTGTGAACAGACTTTACTCAAAGGCGATGGACCAAAGACCTCATGGACCAGAGAACTGACCAACGACGGAGAGCTCATACTG ACGATGACTGCCGGGGATGTTGTCTGCACCAGAGTTTATGAGAGGGAATGA